The following proteins are co-located in the Candidatus Planktophila lacus genome:
- a CDS encoding 3-hydroxyacyl-CoA dehydrogenase NAD-binding domain-containing protein, translating to MTTEIKLPEGAPEEVVTNALVRDVDLTPFGFTGSLALITLDNGLDHTRPNTFGAQSLIALDAAITDAIGRSPAAIGIIGKPFIFAAGADLSALSFLSERSQSLAIGKLGHDVFRRLDECGVPTFAFINGLALGGGLEVGLHCNYRTLASTAFTGLPEVFLGLVPGWGGATILPKLIGPERAIQVIMLNALNNNTMMKAKDALSLGVVDAVYEPADFLERSVSFAAKVLSGATKVERKDYSQDPTWDAALATGKAAALKKYGGAEIASPMRALELIAAARTNTRGAGFDAEDQALADLTMSDPLRASLYAFNLIQKKRKKVEGAPKPALGRKVTKVGVVGAGLMASQLALLLLRNLKCPVVMTDIDQERADKGVAWVKNELAKLVEKKRMSEESARRLSLLVSGSADQSSFAGCDFIIEAIFEELSLKQDLFKKLETIVSPECVLATNTSSLSVERMSEGLKNPERVIGFHFFNPVAVMPLLEVARTSKTDDATTATAVSVGKELKKTMIICKDAPGFVVNRLLTRFMGEVTDAVDEGTSPEVADNAMRSIGFPMSPFELLDLVGPGVALHVSETLHENLGPRYRISPTMQAMVDAKVRNFYIKGADGKFSANPEAVALIKQGDKASTAEQVRDRALNALATEARMMLDEGVVSSAAEIDLCMLMGSGWPMHLGGILPYLDREGISEAVCGQRFHAPGIASLP from the coding sequence ATGACTACCGAAATCAAATTACCTGAAGGTGCGCCAGAAGAAGTTGTCACCAACGCACTTGTCCGCGATGTTGATCTAACTCCATTTGGTTTTACTGGCTCGCTAGCGTTGATTACCTTAGATAACGGACTTGATCACACCCGTCCCAATACCTTCGGTGCTCAGTCACTTATAGCCTTAGATGCTGCGATTACCGATGCGATTGGCCGCTCCCCTGCTGCAATTGGCATTATCGGAAAGCCCTTTATCTTTGCTGCAGGAGCTGATCTTTCAGCGCTCTCATTTCTTTCTGAGCGCTCACAATCACTTGCTATCGGAAAACTTGGCCACGATGTATTTCGTCGCCTAGATGAATGCGGAGTTCCTACCTTTGCATTTATCAATGGTTTAGCACTTGGTGGCGGGCTCGAAGTTGGTCTGCATTGCAACTATCGTACTCTCGCATCAACTGCATTTACTGGATTGCCTGAAGTTTTCTTAGGGCTAGTTCCAGGCTGGGGTGGAGCGACAATTCTGCCAAAGCTAATCGGACCAGAGCGCGCTATTCAAGTCATCATGCTTAACGCTTTGAATAACAACACCATGATGAAGGCTAAAGATGCGCTATCACTTGGAGTTGTGGATGCAGTCTACGAACCTGCCGATTTCCTAGAGCGCTCTGTCTCATTTGCAGCAAAAGTCTTAAGTGGTGCAACGAAGGTAGAACGTAAAGATTATTCACAAGATCCGACATGGGATGCCGCGCTTGCTACAGGTAAGGCTGCAGCCCTTAAGAAATATGGCGGAGCAGAGATCGCATCTCCTATGCGCGCACTTGAACTAATTGCTGCGGCTCGCACCAACACCCGTGGTGCAGGATTCGATGCTGAAGATCAAGCACTCGCTGATCTAACAATGTCTGATCCACTTCGCGCATCTCTATATGCATTTAACTTAATCCAGAAGAAGCGCAAGAAAGTTGAGGGCGCACCTAAGCCAGCGCTAGGCCGAAAGGTAACCAAGGTCGGTGTTGTTGGTGCTGGACTTATGGCATCTCAACTCGCTCTGCTCTTGCTGCGTAACCTTAAATGTCCAGTCGTCATGACCGATATTGATCAAGAACGTGCCGATAAGGGCGTTGCTTGGGTAAAGAACGAACTTGCAAAGTTGGTAGAAAAGAAACGCATGAGCGAAGAATCTGCGCGTCGCCTTTCACTTCTAGTAAGCGGTTCTGCTGATCAGAGTTCTTTCGCTGGTTGTGACTTCATTATTGAAGCAATCTTTGAAGAGCTATCTCTTAAGCAAGATCTATTTAAGAAGCTCGAAACTATCGTCTCCCCCGAATGTGTATTGGCAACCAATACCTCATCGCTCTCAGTTGAACGCATGAGCGAAGGGCTAAAGAATCCAGAGCGGGTAATTGGCTTCCACTTCTTTAATCCGGTTGCAGTGATGCCACTTCTAGAAGTTGCACGAACCTCAAAGACAGATGATGCAACAACTGCAACTGCAGTCAGCGTTGGTAAAGAGCTAAAGAAGACGATGATCATCTGTAAGGATGCACCAGGCTTTGTCGTCAATCGCTTGTTAACTCGCTTCATGGGCGAGGTAACAGATGCCGTAGATGAAGGAACCTCACCAGAAGTTGCAGATAATGCAATGCGCAGCATCGGTTTCCCAATGTCGCCATTTGAACTTCTCGATTTGGTTGGCCCAGGCGTTGCCTTGCATGTTTCTGAAACGCTGCACGAGAACTTAGGTCCGCGCTATCGCATCTCACCAACGATGCAAGCAATGGTCGATGCCAAAGTTCGCAACTTCTACATCAAGGGCGCCGATGGAAAGTTCAGCGCTAACCCTGAAGCAGTTGCGTTGATTAAGCAGGGCGATAAAGCATCAACTGCCGAGCAAGTACGCGATCGCGCACTTAACGCTTTGGCAACTGAAGCACGCATGATGCTAGATGAAGGCGTTGTCTCATCAGCTGCTGAGATTGATCTCTGTATGTTGATGGGTTCCGGTTGGCCGATGCATCTCGGCGGAATCTTGCCTTATCTAGATCGCGAAGGAATCAGCGAAGCGGTTTGCGGTCAGCGCTTTCATGCACCGGGTATTGCATCTCTGCCATAG
- the dxs gene encoding 1-deoxy-D-xylulose-5-phosphate synthase, whose protein sequence is MLESIKGPADIKALDRAQLDKLSEEIRQFLIEKVSKTGGHLGPNLGVVELTLAIHRTFDSPRDVVLFDTGHQSYVHKIITGRADSFDGLRQRGGIAGYPNRSESEHDVIENSHASTALSWGDGISYGFSRTGQSDRHVVVVVGDGALTGGMSWEALNNIAATEERNLVIVVNDNERSYSPTIGGLATYLSTLRVTRGYERFLDWGKEFLHKTPVVGTPIYETLHGMKKGIKDIVAPQGMFEDLGLKYMGPIDGHDIAALEKALAKAKEFGAPVLVHAITEKGRGHQPAVADEAEKFHAVGIVDPETGAPLAKSGTSWTKVFSEELVAIGHERSDIVAITAAMLGPTGLGKFEKAFPERTIDVGIAEQHAVTSAAGMAFAGLHPVVALYSTFLNRAFDQLLLDVALHKAGVTFVLDRSGITGDDGPSHHGIWDLALTGIVPNMHVGAPRDGARLREILREAVAISDAPSLLRFPKGAVQEDLPAFERRDGIDVLYRGESADVLLVSIGAMAAIAVEAASMAYREGVGVTVIDPRWVKPLPVSLVTIAQRYKSVVVLEDGIKHGGIASSISEMFRESGLTTPIHSIGIPLEFIEHSKRSEIMNDLGITAQSIARSIVEWNSSHSTSSLEESTMAEMQYPVHESADRKPLR, encoded by the coding sequence GTGCTCGAGTCGATTAAAGGTCCCGCTGATATTAAGGCGCTGGATCGCGCACAGTTAGATAAGTTAAGCGAAGAGATTCGCCAGTTCCTTATCGAAAAAGTCTCTAAGACCGGCGGCCATCTCGGCCCTAACTTAGGCGTTGTCGAGCTAACTCTGGCGATACATAGAACCTTTGATTCACCGCGCGATGTAGTGCTCTTTGATACCGGGCATCAATCTTACGTTCATAAAATAATTACCGGCCGCGCAGATAGTTTCGATGGTCTGCGCCAACGCGGTGGAATCGCTGGTTACCCAAATCGCAGCGAGAGCGAACACGATGTAATTGAAAACTCTCACGCCTCAACTGCGCTCTCTTGGGGCGATGGAATTTCCTACGGATTTTCACGTACTGGGCAAAGTGATCGCCATGTAGTTGTTGTGGTTGGCGATGGCGCACTCACCGGCGGTATGTCTTGGGAGGCGCTCAACAATATTGCAGCTACAGAAGAGCGAAATTTAGTAATCGTCGTAAACGATAACGAACGTTCTTACTCTCCAACAATTGGCGGACTTGCAACTTATCTCTCAACTCTGCGCGTAACCCGCGGTTATGAAAGATTCCTTGACTGGGGTAAAGAATTTCTACATAAGACCCCGGTTGTCGGTACTCCGATTTATGAAACTTTGCACGGTATGAAGAAGGGCATCAAGGATATTGTCGCCCCACAAGGAATGTTTGAAGATCTCGGCCTGAAGTACATGGGTCCAATCGATGGCCACGATATCGCCGCCCTTGAAAAGGCTTTAGCCAAAGCTAAAGAATTTGGCGCGCCAGTTCTTGTTCATGCAATCACTGAAAAGGGACGTGGCCATCAACCTGCAGTTGCAGATGAAGCCGAAAAATTTCACGCAGTTGGAATCGTTGATCCAGAAACTGGCGCGCCGTTAGCGAAGAGCGGTACCAGCTGGACCAAGGTATTTTCCGAAGAGTTAGTTGCGATTGGCCACGAACGCAGCGATATCGTCGCGATAACGGCAGCGATGCTTGGACCAACAGGTTTAGGCAAATTCGAGAAAGCATTTCCTGAGCGCACTATCGATGTTGGCATTGCAGAACAACATGCCGTCACTAGCGCAGCAGGAATGGCATTTGCTGGTCTGCACCCAGTTGTCGCACTTTATTCAACATTCTTAAATCGTGCATTTGATCAGTTGCTCTTAGATGTGGCGCTGCACAAGGCTGGCGTTACCTTCGTATTAGATCGCTCTGGAATAACCGGAGATGACGGCCCCTCACATCACGGCATTTGGGATCTAGCGTTAACTGGAATTGTTCCAAATATGCATGTGGGCGCACCTCGTGATGGCGCACGACTGCGTGAAATTTTGCGCGAAGCAGTTGCTATTTCAGATGCGCCATCGCTGCTGCGCTTTCCAAAGGGAGCGGTTCAAGAAGATCTTCCAGCATTTGAAAGACGCGATGGCATCGATGTTCTATATCGCGGAGAGAGTGCAGATGTACTTTTGGTGAGCATTGGCGCGATGGCCGCGATCGCAGTAGAAGCTGCATCAATGGCTTACCGCGAAGGCGTTGGCGTAACGGTTATCGATCCGCGCTGGGTTAAGCCACTTCCGGTCTCACTTGTCACAATTGCCCAGCGATATAAGAGCGTAGTTGTTCTAGAAGATGGAATTAAGCACGGCGGTATTGCAAGTTCGATCTCTGAAATGTTTCGTGAATCTGGGCTGACTACGCCTATTCACTCAATCGGAATTCCACTGGAGTTCATTGAGCACTCAAAGCGCTCTGAGATCATGAACGATCTCGGAATTACCGCTCAGAGCATCGCAAGAAGCATTGTCGAGTGGAACAGTTCCCACTCGACTTCGAGCTTGGAAGAGTCGACTATGGCAGAGATGCAATACCCGGTGCATGAAAGCGCTGACCGCAAACCGCTTCGCTGA